In Irregularibacter muris, a single window of DNA contains:
- a CDS encoding MurR/RpiR family transcriptional regulator codes for MKSAIVRLREYYNHASATEKDIVKYILEHPRETTEMTIYKLAEETFSSPASIIRMCKKNGFSGFKDFTKALIYELAMRDHNQSEEKSEITKSDSIWDIIEKVTYKNIISLEDTKNIIDVEVLSKSIELLSQCDNICIFGIGSSLIVAKDAQQKFMRLNRYCTVSEDWHLQLLTARNMSSRDVGIIISYSGQTSEMIECAKAMKENDAKIISITQYGISPIVDLCDYNIFVAANESTFRSGAMSSRISQLNVIDILYTGYANTQYEQSLELIKKTHIRKEGNQ; via the coding sequence GTGAAAAGTGCAATCGTCAGATTAAGAGAGTATTATAATCATGCAAGTGCTACTGAAAAGGATATTGTTAAATATATTCTTGAACATCCTAGAGAAACTACAGAAATGACCATTTATAAATTGGCAGAAGAAACCTTTTCATCTCCTGCATCCATTATTAGAATGTGTAAAAAAAATGGTTTTAGCGGTTTTAAAGATTTTACTAAAGCACTGATCTATGAATTGGCCATGAGAGATCACAATCAATCTGAAGAAAAAAGTGAAATTACAAAGTCGGATAGTATTTGGGATATTATTGAAAAGGTTACCTACAAAAACATTATTTCTCTGGAAGATACCAAAAACATCATTGATGTTGAAGTTTTAAGTAAAAGTATTGAGTTATTAAGCCAATGTGATAATATTTGTATTTTTGGCATAGGATCTTCCCTGATTGTAGCTAAGGATGCTCAGCAAAAATTTATGAGATTAAATCGATATTGCACAGTGAGTGAGGACTGGCACTTACAACTGCTGACCGCAAGAAATATGTCATCTAGGGATGTTGGTATCATTATATCTTATTCAGGACAAACATCAGAAATGATAGAATGTGCCAAAGCCATGAAGGAAAATGATGCGAAGATTATATCCATAACCCAATATGGAATTTCTCCTATAGTTGATCTATGTGATTACAATATTTTTGTAGCGGCCAATGAATCAACCTTTAGAAGTGGAGCCATGTCTTCTAGAATTTCCCAACTTAATGTAATCGATATCTTATACACGGGATATGCCAATACTCAATATGAA